The Novipirellula artificiosorum genome includes a window with the following:
- a CDS encoding type II and III secretion system protein — MKRFSLCIALVVWFAHSASSQESRNPYPDPPTIPEAGVSENYVITLAVYRLDHPIDSAQKNAAELIASLTASENKPTETIHLSVVSGFRTMVQFGSDVSVTTGSITNRGSTARQMETRSVGTLLTATITPKQNQLLVELNYSSSQIAGDEQADSHPSVVKNTIETSLMMEIGKPMLVSGLTKSVNDKSTLQTLCYVMTVTQ; from the coding sequence ATGAAACGCTTTTCGCTCTGCATCGCTCTTGTTGTTTGGTTTGCTCACTCTGCATCTTCCCAAGAATCACGGAATCCTTACCCCGATCCGCCAACCATTCCCGAGGCCGGGGTTTCTGAGAACTATGTCATCACATTAGCGGTGTACCGGCTGGATCACCCCATCGATTCCGCTCAGAAAAACGCCGCGGAGTTGATCGCGTCGCTAACGGCGTCGGAAAACAAACCGACCGAAACGATCCATCTGTCGGTCGTGAGCGGCTTCAGGACCATGGTGCAATTTGGAAGCGATGTCTCGGTTACCACCGGCAGCATCACCAATCGTGGTTCCACCGCTCGTCAAATGGAAACGCGGAGTGTAGGAACCCTGCTGACGGCAACCATTACACCGAAACAAAATCAGTTGCTTGTCGAATTGAATTACTCGTCGTCTCAAATCGCAGGCGACGAGCAGGCAGATTCTCACCCTTCCGTTGTAAAAAATACGATCGAAACGAGCTTGATGATGGAAATCGGCAAGCCGATGTTGGTGAGTGGATTGACGAAGTCGGTCAACGACAAGTCAACCCTTCAGACATTGTGCTACGTGATGACGGTCACTCAGTAG
- a CDS encoding MFS transporter, producing the protein MIENEKRSSVFEGVTTYHWIVVLIAAAAWGFDCMDARLFVLARESALTDLLSDQVSDPAIIKTYLGYATTALILGWATGGIVFGMMSDRLGRIKTMVATLLIYSIFTGLSGIAVSWVDFVAYRFLVGLGIGGLFGAATTLVAESVPGSFRPLALGALQVLAAFGNMGGSLISLWIQPGAEASYFGLAGWRVLFFVGILPSLLVVPIIFFLREPDAWLAMRAATRHSPSAASVGSPITLFRDARWRRNTIVGLMLGVAGMVGLWGIGFFSPELISTALKGEPQSHIDKVRAWGTASQDVGAFFGMMTFTFVASFLSRRLAFLGAFLLSFFTTVYVFNNLNSAADAYWMLPMMGFAQFSLFAGYSIYFPELFPTRLRGLGVGFCYNTVRYLAAPAPILLGWMSTMMSFRTAAALMASIYLVGAVALLWAPETKGKPLPEDTLPEETSCRDQGAST; encoded by the coding sequence ATGATCGAGAACGAGAAGCGGTCAAGCGTCTTCGAAGGAGTGACGACCTATCACTGGATCGTTGTTCTGATTGCCGCTGCCGCCTGGGGCTTTGACTGCATGGATGCCCGGCTGTTTGTTCTGGCACGCGAATCCGCCCTGACCGACTTGCTCTCGGACCAGGTCTCCGACCCCGCCATCATCAAGACCTATTTGGGGTATGCCACCACGGCGTTGATCCTGGGCTGGGCCACCGGCGGGATTGTGTTTGGCATGATGAGCGACCGATTGGGGCGTATCAAGACGATGGTGGCCACGCTGCTCATCTACTCGATCTTCACAGGCTTATCCGGCATCGCCGTTTCCTGGGTCGATTTTGTCGCCTATCGATTTCTGGTCGGACTCGGAATCGGCGGACTGTTTGGAGCAGCAACGACCTTGGTGGCTGAATCGGTGCCGGGATCGTTCCGGCCTCTCGCACTCGGAGCGTTACAAGTGCTTGCCGCGTTCGGCAACATGGGAGGCTCGCTGATCAGTTTATGGATTCAACCGGGCGCGGAAGCCTCGTATTTTGGATTGGCGGGATGGCGAGTGCTATTCTTTGTCGGCATCCTTCCCTCCTTGTTGGTGGTTCCGATCATCTTTTTCTTACGGGAACCGGACGCTTGGCTTGCAATGCGAGCGGCCACACGGCATAGCCCCTCCGCTGCATCTGTGGGTTCGCCCATCACTCTATTCCGAGATGCCCGATGGCGACGCAACACGATCGTCGGCTTGATGCTTGGCGTGGCAGGCATGGTGGGGTTGTGGGGCATCGGTTTCTTCTCACCCGAGCTGATTTCGACGGCACTCAAAGGGGAACCGCAATCCCACATCGACAAGGTCCGCGCCTGGGGGACGGCAAGTCAAGATGTTGGCGCCTTTTTCGGCATGATGACGTTTACCTTTGTCGCATCGTTTCTGAGCCGGCGTTTGGCGTTCTTGGGTGCGTTCCTGTTGAGTTTCTTCACGACCGTCTATGTTTTTAACAACTTGAATTCCGCTGCCGATGCGTACTGGATGCTGCCGATGATGGGCTTTGCTCAATTTTCTCTCTTCGCCGGCTATTCGATCTACTTCCCTGAATTGTTTCCGACCCGACTTCGCGGACTGGGTGTTGGGTTTTGCTACAACACGGTTCGCTACCTGGCCGCGCCCGCACCGATCTTGCTTGGATGGATGAGCACGATGATGTCGTTTCGTACCGCTGCGGCACTCATGGCTAGCATCTATTTGGTGGGTGCCGTGGCACTGCTTTGGGCACCCGAGACCAAGGGGAAACCGCTGCCCGAAGACACGCTACCGGAAGAAACAAGCTGCCGCGATCAAGGAGCGTCAACCTGA
- a CDS encoding SDR family oxidoreductase, with the protein MNLVETPTIASFDKKLPMLVTGIAGVPGYNAFHYFRERYGDQVFGMRQTKMWPLTGDGVIACDAEDREAVARLWSQYQFRTLLSFGGCCRLKSCEMDPALAHRVNVTGAENLIAEATRHDAQVLHLSVDLVFAGRDGGDYCEEDPPDPVTVYGAKMVEAERVVLERRPDACVLRISLPMGISFNAHAGAIDWIASRFKQDKPATLFFDEHRTPTYTDCMNELYAKLMEDPISGLYHAGGPRKLTLFQIGQIVNRVGGYDPHLLQGCPRIDAGPMPPRAGDVAMNSSKLQAAIGIDPFDPWPLSDRLIPESVDWHFDRSDDELGSEQLIHQLLYQNPGNPGLVPPNRDQLWGDRRFH; encoded by the coding sequence ATGAATTTGGTGGAAACACCCACAATCGCATCGTTCGATAAAAAATTACCGATGCTGGTAACCGGTATCGCAGGGGTACCTGGCTACAATGCCTTTCACTATTTTCGTGAACGTTACGGGGACCAGGTTTTTGGGATGCGGCAAACCAAGATGTGGCCGCTTACTGGTGACGGCGTGATCGCGTGTGACGCGGAGGATCGTGAGGCGGTTGCTCGGCTTTGGAGCCAATATCAGTTCCGCACGCTGTTGAGTTTTGGCGGATGTTGTCGGCTGAAATCATGCGAGATGGACCCTGCTCTGGCGCACCGCGTGAACGTGACGGGAGCCGAAAACTTGATTGCCGAGGCGACTCGGCATGATGCGCAAGTCTTGCACCTTTCGGTCGACTTGGTGTTTGCGGGCCGTGACGGCGGTGACTACTGCGAAGAGGATCCACCCGATCCGGTCACGGTGTATGGTGCCAAGATGGTCGAGGCGGAACGGGTGGTTCTTGAACGTCGGCCGGATGCGTGTGTGTTGCGTATTTCGTTGCCGATGGGAATCAGCTTCAACGCCCACGCAGGCGCCATCGATTGGATCGCCTCACGATTCAAACAGGACAAGCCCGCAACCTTGTTTTTCGACGAGCATCGCACCCCCACCTATACCGATTGCATGAACGAGCTTTACGCAAAGTTGATGGAGGATCCGATCAGCGGCTTGTACCATGCGGGAGGACCTCGAAAGCTGACGCTGTTTCAAATAGGACAGATCGTCAACCGCGTGGGCGGCTATGATCCCCATCTGCTGCAAGGCTGCCCTCGGATCGACGCGGGACCGATGCCACCGCGAGCCGGAGATGTTGCGATGAACTCATCTAAGCTGCAGGCGGCGATCGGAATCGATCCCTTTGATCCGTGGCCACTTAGCGACCGCTTGATTCCGGAAAGCGTCGACTGGCATTTTGATCGGTCGGACGACGAGCTGGGTAGTGAGCAGCTCATTCATCAGCTGCTGTATCAAAATCCCGGCAATCCTGGGTTGGTACCGCCGAATCGGGATCAGTTGTGGGGCGACCGCCGGTTTCACTGA
- a CDS encoding DUF1553 domain-containing protein: MMFCLRIATACFAVIFSVFVSGVASADQPTRSPGPSAMGVYQRSEPALPTALIDRMVAAKLSPLGIEPSLCSDAVFIRRVYLDVIGTLPTAAEVRQFVARPSTAQKRRALIDELMERPEFADYWAMKWSDVLRIKAEFPVNLWPNAAQAYHHWVRSSIAANMPYDQFVRQLLTRSGSNFRVAPVNFYRAMQNKTPEGIASTVALTFMGTRTDRWPTERLQGMAVFFSQVGYKPTAEWKEEIVFWDPLDSSGQPGNVAPGSPLPGSDPASDTTADETANQETPSDAEVKPGKGVAVFPDGSRVQLSGDQDPREVFADWLIQAENPWFAKSAVNRVWAWLVGRGIVHEPDDFRDDNPPSHPQLLSYLEQEFVHSGYDLKHLIRLILASNTYQFSSLRQGEAEDAEVLFASYPLRRLDAEVLIDAINQITGTSDLYTSAIPEPFTYIPRDQPAIAIADGSITSPFLALFGRSARATGMASERNNKPVPAQWLHMLNSSHIQEKLEKGTKLRAIVDSKRKPEEKIEELYLTILSRYPTEQELETVKAYPRSPRKPIRNDWIDLSWALINSTEFLYRH, from the coding sequence ATGATGTTCTGTTTGCGGATCGCTACAGCGTGTTTTGCGGTGATATTCTCGGTCTTCGTGTCGGGAGTTGCCAGCGCGGATCAACCCACGCGGTCACCCGGTCCATCCGCGATGGGTGTTTACCAGCGCTCGGAACCTGCCTTACCAACCGCTTTGATTGATCGAATGGTCGCAGCCAAATTGTCCCCGCTTGGAATCGAGCCCTCGCTTTGTTCGGACGCCGTCTTCATTCGCCGCGTCTATCTCGACGTGATCGGAACCTTGCCGACCGCTGCAGAGGTGAGGCAATTTGTCGCAAGGCCAAGCACGGCTCAAAAAAGGAGGGCGCTGATCGATGAATTGATGGAGCGCCCAGAGTTTGCGGATTACTGGGCGATGAAGTGGAGCGATGTGCTGCGTATCAAAGCTGAATTTCCAGTGAATCTTTGGCCGAATGCAGCGCAGGCCTACCATCATTGGGTGCGGTCCTCGATTGCAGCGAACATGCCCTACGATCAATTCGTTCGGCAATTGCTGACGCGTAGTGGCAGCAACTTTCGCGTCGCTCCGGTGAACTTCTATCGTGCGATGCAAAACAAAACACCGGAGGGGATCGCGAGCACCGTGGCACTGACGTTCATGGGAACACGCACCGACCGCTGGCCGACGGAGCGATTGCAGGGGATGGCCGTGTTCTTTTCTCAAGTCGGCTACAAACCCACCGCGGAATGGAAAGAAGAAATTGTCTTTTGGGACCCGCTCGACAGCAGTGGCCAGCCGGGAAACGTTGCTCCGGGAAGTCCTTTGCCAGGCAGCGATCCGGCATCTGACACCACAGCGGATGAAACCGCCAATCAGGAAACCCCATCGGACGCCGAAGTCAAACCGGGGAAGGGTGTGGCGGTCTTTCCCGATGGAAGTCGTGTGCAGCTTAGCGGCGACCAAGACCCACGCGAAGTGTTCGCCGATTGGTTGATCCAAGCCGAAAATCCATGGTTTGCGAAGAGTGCAGTGAATCGAGTTTGGGCTTGGTTGGTTGGGCGCGGGATCGTCCACGAACCCGATGACTTCCGCGACGACAATCCACCCAGCCATCCCCAGTTGTTGTCGTATCTGGAACAGGAATTTGTCCACAGCGGCTACGATTTGAAGCACCTGATTCGATTGATCCTTGCTTCGAATACGTACCAGTTCTCATCGCTGCGGCAAGGGGAAGCGGAGGACGCCGAGGTACTGTTTGCCAGTTACCCGCTTCGTCGGCTGGACGCCGAAGTGCTGATTGACGCAATCAACCAGATCACGGGAACTTCGGATCTTTATACGAGTGCGATCCCCGAGCCGTTCACCTATATCCCTCGTGATCAGCCAGCGATCGCTATCGCGGATGGCAGCATCACCAGCCCCTTCTTAGCGTTGTTCGGACGATCGGCTCGGGCAACGGGAATGGCAAGCGAGCGAAACAACAAACCGGTACCTGCCCAGTGGCTTCACATGCTGAATTCGAGCCACATCCAAGAGAAACTGGAAAAAGGAACGAAGCTGCGAGCCATCGTTGACTCCAAGCGAAAACCCGAAGAGAAGATCGAAGAACTTTACTTGACGATTCTGTCTCGGTATCCCACCGAGCAGGAACTCGAAACGGTGAAGGCCTACCCGCGTTCCCCACGCAAGCCCATTCGTAATGATTGGATCGACCTCAGTTGGGCATTGATCAATAGCACCGAGTTTCTTTATCGACATTAA
- a CDS encoding ABC transporter permease, which translates to MNIILLRKEFRQLAPLVTAVLLLGLLGFALIEMRPAGWYGQLMSSGYPLLAIPALYAVGAGAMSVSQEKETRTLGWLSSLPLANKRLITTKFSAAVVFWAGLWLVTLLGCYAIESLGTRLFPIHDRATNPIHSMWLVYWILNSFYLLVIGFLTAWRFRSSMTALVMFIPLAIAPAILRFAIAYVQNPFLSYNSSLYDATLGQCLIVVGCSLAFSIWLMNRFARQSLAPEETRLSANPYASVELATDTTIQTSQSVLRPSSAMLWQFFHQNKSVYLSLFGASLVVGVISLGLAPTIDHRNGGWEAFAVFSLFLATAWMGVLVFQGDNLQERIRFLSEQGIGPSKVWITRQLLPFGFVCCACLFYLLVLTRYIHSMDVDEHVPLWLAFWFLAFAYGYAQWFAQLVRNPVLSAIGGPIIAGIALTVVVFVRVDISTRFVCMAAFSVAPFLATFLMMGRWMDRRFGWQFWCTHAAILGLVIMLPIADLAWYVWNSPRMPKDVKVAFREEGRRMGESPRTDGIFLGTMISEEPYEFGEPTIEQRIARAEKRADVQHQINQLRQEMASPNVQGLRIGGYEVQNAVGNLVLARHRLERNADDPLARKDYQRRVEFLYLIADSARRSIHLRSQEAADYAEIALIAELQRPDTQARIGDDTWDRYVALVSDREARNESRRRAVVACWYQFDQTDDDDKHYGSLANFHPNTSWRSGTKHLLTHNARIDHLAWVLLRYLEQGQELSASEKVDLLRQRWPADSNHNNQAAFLLPKWIEDPAQSDWYSFNTAQLPGDQWFAGWEQVGAKLNPSTETFQ; encoded by the coding sequence ATGAACATCATCTTGTTACGCAAAGAGTTCCGGCAACTCGCTCCGTTGGTCACCGCCGTCTTGCTGCTTGGTCTGCTCGGCTTTGCCTTGATTGAGATGCGACCGGCAGGTTGGTACGGCCAATTGATGTCATCCGGCTACCCCTTACTTGCGATCCCCGCACTCTATGCGGTCGGCGCGGGTGCGATGTCGGTCAGTCAGGAAAAGGAAACACGAACACTGGGCTGGCTCTCCTCGTTGCCGCTCGCCAACAAGCGGCTGATCACGACCAAATTCTCCGCTGCGGTGGTTTTTTGGGCCGGACTTTGGTTGGTCACGCTGCTTGGTTGCTACGCAATCGAATCGCTGGGCACGCGTCTATTTCCCATTCACGACCGAGCGACCAACCCGATCCACTCGATGTGGTTGGTTTACTGGATACTCAATTCATTCTACCTCCTCGTGATTGGGTTCCTGACTGCTTGGCGATTCCGTTCTTCGATGACGGCACTCGTCATGTTCATCCCGTTAGCGATCGCTCCTGCAATCTTACGGTTTGCAATCGCCTATGTACAAAACCCATTCCTTTCGTACAACAGTTCTCTCTACGATGCGACGCTCGGGCAATGCTTGATCGTGGTCGGCTGTTCGTTAGCGTTCTCGATTTGGCTGATGAATCGCTTTGCCAGGCAATCACTTGCTCCCGAAGAAACGCGGCTCTCGGCAAACCCCTATGCCTCCGTCGAACTTGCGACCGACACAACGATCCAAACCAGTCAATCCGTGCTCCGCCCCAGCTCGGCAATGCTGTGGCAATTCTTCCATCAAAACAAATCGGTCTATCTCAGCCTGTTCGGAGCCAGCCTTGTTGTGGGTGTGATCAGTTTGGGTTTGGCGCCAACGATTGACCATCGCAATGGCGGCTGGGAGGCGTTCGCCGTCTTCAGCTTGTTCCTCGCCACGGCGTGGATGGGGGTCTTGGTCTTCCAGGGTGACAATCTGCAAGAACGCATTCGCTTTCTCTCAGAACAGGGCATTGGACCATCCAAAGTCTGGATCACTCGGCAACTCTTGCCGTTTGGCTTCGTTTGCTGTGCCTGCCTTTTTTACTTGCTTGTTCTAACACGTTACATCCACTCCATGGACGTCGATGAGCATGTGCCTTTGTGGCTTGCGTTTTGGTTTTTAGCGTTCGCCTATGGGTACGCACAATGGTTCGCGCAGCTTGTTCGCAACCCGGTTCTCAGCGCGATTGGCGGGCCGATCATCGCCGGCATCGCCTTAACGGTCGTGGTGTTCGTCCGAGTCGATATTTCAACACGGTTTGTCTGCATGGCCGCATTTTCCGTCGCCCCGTTCCTTGCCACGTTCTTGATGATGGGGCGTTGGATGGATCGACGGTTCGGGTGGCAATTCTGGTGCACTCACGCTGCGATCTTGGGATTGGTGATCATGCTTCCGATCGCCGACCTTGCTTGGTACGTCTGGAATTCGCCTCGCATGCCCAAGGATGTAAAAGTGGCGTTCCGCGAAGAGGGCCGTAGGATGGGTGAATCACCACGGACAGATGGCATCTTTCTCGGAACGATGATTTCGGAAGAACCCTATGAGTTCGGCGAACCCACGATCGAGCAACGAATCGCCCGTGCCGAAAAACGGGCTGACGTCCAGCACCAAATCAATCAACTTCGTCAGGAGATGGCTTCGCCCAACGTTCAAGGTCTTCGCATTGGAGGATATGAAGTCCAAAATGCAGTGGGAAATCTCGTTTTGGCGCGCCATCGCTTAGAACGCAATGCGGACGACCCGTTGGCTCGGAAAGACTACCAACGAAGGGTCGAATTCTTGTACCTGATCGCTGATTCGGCTCGCCGCAGTATCCATTTGAGATCTCAAGAGGCTGCCGACTATGCAGAGATTGCACTGATCGCTGAGCTACAACGACCCGACACCCAAGCGAGAATCGGTGACGACACCTGGGACCGCTACGTCGCCCTGGTCTCGGATCGCGAAGCCCGAAACGAGTCGCGTCGTCGTGCGGTCGTGGCATGCTGGTACCAATTCGATCAGACGGATGATGACGACAAGCACTACGGCTCTCTCGCCAATTTCCATCCCAACACCAGCTGGCGTTCAGGAACAAAACATTTGTTGACTCACAACGCTCGAATCGATCACTTGGCCTGGGTTTTACTGAGGTATCTTGAGCAAGGACAAGAGCTTTCCGCTTCCGAAAAAGTCGATCTCCTGCGTCAACGATGGCCGGCCGATTCGAACCATAACAACCAAGCAGCTTTCCTTCTACCAAAATGGATCGAGGATCCTGCACAATCGGATTGGTACTCTTTCAACACCGCTCAACTCCCAGGCGACCAATGGTTCGCTGGCTGGGAACAGGTGGGCGCAAAGTTGAATCCCTCCACAGAAACATTCCAATAG
- a CDS encoding histidinol-phosphatase HisJ family protein, producing MSDRILYESHCHTPLCMHADGLPTEYAAVAWQRGLKGLIVTCHNPMPDGFSSHVRMREDQFGEYVAMIEGARNEWAGRIDVRLGIEADYFEGYEDYLQQQLDSAPFHFVLGSIHPQIAEYRQRYQTDDPFEYQRNYFRLLAKAAETKLFDSISHPDFVKNVTPKDWNPAAIMGDICGALDRIAATGTAMELNTSGVNKTVAEMNPFPEMLREMSHRGIPVTLGADAHLPSRVGDGYLVGLNLLQDCGYKHLSLFLDRQRTEIPIDLAISSLKNARTF from the coding sequence GTGTCCGACCGAATTCTCTACGAATCCCACTGCCACACCCCGCTTTGCATGCATGCCGACGGCCTGCCCACCGAATACGCTGCGGTGGCTTGGCAACGAGGGCTGAAGGGATTGATTGTCACCTGTCACAATCCGATGCCCGACGGTTTCTCTAGCCATGTGAGGATGCGCGAGGACCAATTCGGCGAATACGTTGCGATGATCGAGGGCGCCCGAAACGAGTGGGCGGGACGGATCGACGTACGGCTGGGAATCGAAGCCGACTACTTCGAAGGCTACGAAGATTACCTCCAACAGCAACTCGATTCGGCGCCGTTCCACTTCGTGCTGGGCTCCATCCACCCTCAGATCGCAGAATACCGCCAACGTTATCAAACCGACGACCCTTTCGAATACCAGCGAAACTATTTCCGGTTGCTCGCGAAAGCGGCAGAAACCAAACTGTTTGATTCCATCTCGCATCCCGATTTTGTCAAGAACGTGACCCCGAAGGACTGGAATCCTGCGGCGATCATGGGTGACATTTGCGGTGCCCTTGACCGGATTGCTGCCACCGGCACTGCGATGGAGCTCAATACGTCGGGCGTCAACAAGACGGTTGCGGAAATGAATCCGTTTCCGGAGATGTTGCGTGAGATGTCCCATCGAGGCATCCCTGTCACCCTCGGCGCCGACGCTCATCTCCCCAGCCGAGTCGGTGACGGCTACCTCGTCGGATTGAACCTGCTTCAAGACTGCGGCTACAAGCACCTCAGCCTATTTCTCGATCGTCAGCGAACCGAAATCCCGATCGATTTGGCGATCTCGAGTTTAAAGAACGCGCGAACGTTCTGA
- a CDS encoding GntR family transcriptional regulator → MFFSIDPSGGVAIYEQIVRQVKFAIAEQTLRPGQLLPSVRVLSHQLAINPNTIARAYLQLQADGVLESLRGRGLAVCDGATDQCRSFRLSLMAERIAMVLGEALHGGLTTDEISDIVAEQLKLLSGNVTTISQQPVSDNPSTNSEADK, encoded by the coding sequence ATGTTCTTCTCGATTGACCCTTCTGGCGGGGTAGCGATTTACGAGCAAATTGTTCGGCAAGTCAAATTCGCCATCGCTGAACAAACGCTGCGACCGGGCCAGCTCCTGCCCAGTGTTCGCGTCCTCAGCCACCAATTGGCAATCAACCCCAACACGATTGCCAGGGCCTACCTGCAATTGCAGGCCGATGGCGTGCTGGAGTCGCTTCGCGGCCGAGGCTTAGCGGTCTGTGACGGTGCGACCGATCAGTGCCGCTCCTTTCGGCTCTCGCTGATGGCCGAGCGGATTGCGATGGTCCTTGGCGAGGCGTTGCACGGCGGACTGACGACGGACGAAATCAGCGACATCGTTGCTGAACAACTGAAATTGCTAAGCGGTAACGTCACCACGATCAGCCAGCAACCTGTCTCCGATAACCCTTCAACTAACTCTGAGGCCGATAAGTGA
- a CDS encoding ABC transporter ATP-binding protein, with the protein MNNQNEVITASGLEMRFPGCDVLKGVEMNVRSGSVFALLGENGAGKTTMIRILTGFLKPTAGSVRVCGLDPIRDSLEIRRRIGYVSDAPAMYDWMTVGEIGWFTASFYSHGFVERYRELVTGYEIPENRKMKVLSRGQRAKVALSLALAHDPELLILDEPTSGLDPLVRREFLESMVDRASAGRTVFLSSHQISEVERVADTVAIMHDGKFHLCGELADLKDSISEVTINLDDPLVSLPALPSPAIVLSEETEGRQRRMIARGFTREMQDAIAARRGVNGVRARAASLEELFVACTRGIAALRPQPQDSQAPAAEVSELSL; encoded by the coding sequence GTGAACAATCAAAACGAAGTGATCACCGCCAGTGGTTTGGAGATGCGGTTTCCGGGTTGCGATGTGCTTAAGGGCGTGGAGATGAACGTCCGAAGTGGATCCGTGTTTGCCTTGTTGGGCGAAAACGGTGCTGGCAAGACGACGATGATTCGAATTCTGACCGGGTTCCTAAAACCGACTGCGGGCAGCGTCCGCGTGTGTGGTCTGGATCCGATACGCGATTCGCTCGAAATCCGTCGTCGAATCGGCTACGTGTCCGATGCGCCGGCGATGTACGACTGGATGACGGTTGGTGAAATTGGTTGGTTCACCGCGTCGTTTTATTCTCACGGGTTTGTCGAGAGGTACCGCGAGTTAGTCACCGGTTATGAGATCCCCGAAAACCGTAAGATGAAAGTGCTAAGCAGAGGTCAACGCGCGAAAGTGGCGTTGTCACTTGCATTGGCGCATGATCCGGAATTGTTGATCCTTGATGAGCCCACGTCGGGCTTAGACCCACTTGTCCGTCGAGAGTTTTTGGAAAGTATGGTCGACCGCGCTTCCGCAGGACGAACCGTGTTTTTGTCGAGCCACCAAATCTCCGAAGTCGAGCGTGTCGCCGATACGGTAGCCATTATGCACGATGGCAAGTTCCACTTGTGTGGTGAATTGGCGGACCTAAAGGATTCGATCAGTGAGGTCACGATCAACTTGGATGATCCGCTGGTTTCGTTGCCGGCGCTGCCAAGTCCAGCAATCGTGCTCAGCGAAGAGACGGAAGGCCGGCAACGTCGCATGATTGCCAGAGGCTTCACGCGTGAAATGCAAGACGCGATCGCCGCAAGAAGAGGCGTCAACGGCGTCCGGGCACGTGCAGCATCTTTAGAGGAGTTGTTTGTCGCATGCACCCGAGGAATCGCGGCGCTGCGACCTCAACCTCAGGATTCACAAGCACCCGCAGCGGAGGTTAGTGAACTATCGCTATGA
- a CDS encoding uroporphyrinogen decarboxylase family protein, which yields MDVSPSVYEHAAQFLGRSPWEVSRDGDLMYEAHAAAYEYYHHTPIMPGIDIYNLETEAYGAVIEKPSGNGIPGVSHHPVRSTADLSDLPPLDATRDGRIPMQIEVARRLAQRFPNADIRVPVSGPFSIASNLVGFNTLLLDAALEPETVARAMMHLVEGQVRFAQAIKHAGLDVAFFESAACPPMLSPKAFRQIELPALTKLMHRIGDVVGHPVSCIIGGNTEPIVESMLETGSGYLIAPFETDQIAFMNKVAERLDVRVRINMDLRIIASGTHKEIETEADRVLAIAADRPNVCLGTGSLPYETRPENVIHLIRYVEEKTRA from the coding sequence ATGGATGTCTCACCCTCGGTTTACGAACACGCTGCCCAATTCCTTGGCCGCTCGCCTTGGGAAGTTTCGCGTGACGGAGACTTGATGTACGAAGCCCATGCCGCCGCGTACGAGTATTACCACCACACGCCGATCATGCCCGGCATCGACATCTATAACCTTGAAACGGAAGCCTATGGGGCTGTGATCGAAAAGCCGTCGGGAAACGGAATCCCCGGTGTCAGTCACCACCCTGTCCGTAGCACCGCTGATCTGTCGGATCTTCCACCGCTCGATGCAACACGCGATGGACGGATTCCGATGCAGATCGAAGTGGCACGGCGCTTGGCCCAGCGTTTTCCGAATGCCGACATCCGCGTTCCCGTCAGCGGCCCATTTTCCATCGCCAGCAATTTGGTCGGTTTCAATACGTTACTCCTCGATGCCGCGTTGGAACCCGAGACCGTCGCCCGCGCGATGATGCATTTGGTAGAGGGGCAGGTTCGGTTTGCCCAAGCGATCAAGCATGCGGGATTGGACGTCGCGTTTTTTGAATCCGCTGCCTGTCCGCCGATGCTGTCGCCAAAAGCCTTTCGACAGATCGAATTGCCCGCATTGACGAAACTGATGCATCGGATTGGTGACGTCGTCGGTCATCCCGTTTCTTGTATCATCGGTGGGAACACCGAGCCGATTGTCGAGTCGATGCTCGAAACCGGCAGCGGATACTTGATCGCTCCGTTTGAGACCGATCAAATCGCCTTCATGAATAAAGTTGCTGAACGTCTGGATGTGCGAGTTCGGATCAACATGGATTTGCGAATCATCGCCTCGGGGACGCACAAGGAGATCGAGACCGAAGCCGATCGGGTGCTTGCGATCGCAGCCGATCGGCCGAATGTCTGCCTCGGAACCGGATCGTTACCGTACGAGACTCGGCCAGAAAATGTCATTCATCTGATCCGCTACGTCGAGGAAAAGACGAGGGCTTGA